The following coding sequences lie in one Takifugu flavidus isolate HTHZ2018 chromosome 4, ASM371156v2, whole genome shotgun sequence genomic window:
- the zc3h11a gene encoding zinc finger CCCH domain-containing protein 11A isoform X3 — MTNRGDDCYFFYYSTCTKGDSCPFRHCEAAIGSETVCTLWQEGRCFRNTCKFRHMEITHNRKEIPCYWENQATGCQKPHCAFFHEKPRYIDGVFVSPDKNVGKNVEQPQEEPASIQPPPPNSQRRETVKMDTQVPSPTHPPVVINPAEDEDEDEDEDAEISISPRKPPPSVDSLHFGVSTMEEIRLKKALKASMRRAGYPMLDENTSTSKEKENIQTMFGGDLSASSDGSLFESMDEMGGPILMVTEHLGKKKLHSDVRHGEDAPQNHRLGERLGKIVTTEALPTPSHKDLKPVKERLGPGAAQPGEAVVEPQKAPGKIHIKTLEEIRLEKAARLKDCRSADAPETSSSKAAEREKHVPIDKVQSSGQVRTFSEVRFAKRKRKQEPDTGTQKVPGQSQPEESAAAGLGPAAPNPAGIRVKTLEEIRREKATRILSKHDCKAENNNLDAENAVKKTHLLRLSRRSLPQKSLDVTEKPLRPQAAAETLVANGDGVKVKTFEEIMQEKRLRKQELEEQAKGFAETDPLRKQTAERTLKRKVPSASPAKVPVRKLISLKSKAPASPLNRGDSQSPDSSKENPDAQSQRSVEVKQAKAAKEPEQEHPADTKVRPKLNVKPSVMKPSVQLKPAQKRRGAERSAVAAVKPLNSTSVPEQPGQEMAADTQLSSAVPCGPAVNSHSGSSPLKEELQTVPVFGQGQETPPCVPIATEACPVPQSPVQQTPPPSKTRRMSLTAPRAVSTSAMDDFEELISEFADDHLVQGEVDTDMAEDELLQELSQMIDS, encoded by the exons ATGACCAACCGTGGGGATGACTGCTACTTTTTCTATTATTCCACCTGCACTAAA GGAGACAGTTGCCCCTTCAGGCACTGCGAAGCCGCCATTGGCAGCGAGACCGTTTGCACCCTCTGGCAGGAGGGGCGCTGCTTCCGCAACACTTGCAAGTTTCGCCATATGGAAATCACG CATAACAGGAAGGAAATTCCGTGTTACTGGGAGAACCAAGCCACTGGCTGTCAGAAGCCTCATTGTGCCTTCTTCCACGAAAAGCCACGTTACATCGATGGAGTGTTTGTTTCTCCAGATAAAA ATGTGGGTAAGAATGTGGAGCAGCCTCAAGAAGAACCAGCGTCtattcagccccccccacccaactcGCAGCGAAGAGAGACCGTCAAGATGGACACTCAGGTGCCAAGTCCCACCCACCCTCCTGTGGTCATAAatccagcagaggatgaggatgaggatgaagacg AGGATGCTGAGATCAGTATATCTCCGAGAAAACCCCCCCCATCGG TAGACTCTTTGCACTTTGGAGTGAGCACCATGGAGGAAATCCGGCTGAAGAAGGCGCTGAAGGCCAGTATGAGGAGAGCTGGTTACCCCATGCTGGATGAAAACACATCAACCagcaaagagaaggaaaacatcCAGACCATGTTTGGAGGGGACCTGTCTGCCAGTAGTGATG gATCCTTGTTTGAGAGCATGGATGAAATGGGAGGACCAATTCTCATGGTGACTGAGCATCTTGGGAAGAAGAAGCTTCATTCTG ATGTGAGGCATGGGGAAGATGCCCCCCAGAATCACAGACTGGGGGAACGTCTTGGTAAAATTGTGACTACAGAAGCACTACCAACACCTTCCCACAAAG ATTTAAAGCCTGTTAAAGAAAGACTTGGACCTGGTGCTGCTCAACCAG GTGAGGCTGTGGTGGAGCCACAGAAAGCTCCAGGTAAGATCCACATCAAAACTCTAGAGGAGATCCGGCTGGAGAAGGCAGCAAGGTTGAAAGACTGCCGGTCTGCTGATGCCCCAGAAACTAGCAGCAGCAAAGCTGCTGAGCGTGAGAAGCATGTTCCCATCGACAAAGTTCAGTCCTCTGGGCAAGTCCGAACATTTTCTGAGGTCCGTTTTGCTaagagaaaaaggaagcagGAGCCTGACACAGGCACGCAGAAAGTTCCAGGGCAAAGCCAGCCCGAGGAGTCTGCAGCAGCGGGGCTCGGTCCTGCAGCACCAAACCCCGCTGGCATTCGAGTCAAAACCCTGGAGGAGATCCGCAGAGAGAAGGCCACAAGAATTCTGTCCAAGCATGATTGTAAAGCTGAAAACAACAATTTGGATGCCGAGAATGCAGTGAAGAAGACTCATCTACTGAGACTGAGCCGCAGGTCTCTCCCCC AGAAAAGTCTTGACGTGACAGAGAAGCCACTCAGACcacaggctgctgcagag ACACTTGTTGCCAATGGTGACGGCGTCAAGGTCAAGACGTTTGAGGAGATCATGCAGGAGAAACGCCTCCGCAAGCAAGAGTTGGAGGAGCAGGCTAAAGGTTTTGCTGAGACAGACCCTCTCCGGAAACAGACTGCAGAAAGAACCTTGAAGAGGAAGGTTCCTTCAGCCTCCCCCGCAAAGGTTCCTGTCAGGAAGCTCATCTCCCTCAAGTCTAAAGCCCCTGCTTCACCCTTAAACAGGGGTGATTCTCAGAGCCCTGACAGCTCCAAGGAGAACCCAGATGCTCAGTCACAGAGGAGTGTTGAAGTGAAACAAGCTAAAGCAGCTAAGGAGCCTGAGCAGGAACACCCTGCAGACACCAAAG TGAGGCCGAAGCTGAACGTGAAGCCGTCGGTCATGAAGCCCTCTGTGCAGCTGAAGCCGGctcagaagaggagaggagcagaacgcTCTGCAGTGGCAGCGGTGAAGCCTCTCAACAGTACTTCTGTACCAGAGCAGCCAGGCCAAGAGATG GCTGCTGACACTCAACTCAGCTCTGCGGTTCCCTGTGGCCCTGCGGTTAACTCACACTCTGGTTCCAGTCCACTAAAAGAGGAACTTCAGACCGTCCCTGTCTTTGGACAGGGTCAGGAAACCCCCCCCTGTGTCCCTATAGCTACAGAGGCATGTCCAGTCCCTCAAAG TCCAGTTCAACAGACCCCTCCCCCTTCCAAAACACGAAGGATGAGCCTCACTGCCCCGCGCGCCGTCTCCACCTCTGCCATGGATGACTTTGAGGAGCTGATCAGCGAGTTTGCAGATGACCACCTGGTGCAGGGAGAGGTTGACACAGACATGGCTGaagatgagctgctgcaggaactgtcccagatgattgacagctga
- the zc3h11a gene encoding zinc finger CCCH domain-containing protein 11A isoform X2 encodes MTNRGDDCYFFYYSTCTKGDSCPFRHCEAAIGSETVCTLWQEGRCFRNTCKFRHMEITHNRKEIPCYWENQATGCQKPHCAFFHEKPRYIDGVFVSPDKNVGKNVEQPQEEPASIQPPPPNSQRRETVKMDTQVPSPTHPPVVINPAEDEDEDEDEDAEISISPRKPPPSDSLHFGVSTMEEIRLKKALKASMRRAGYPMLDENTSTSKEKENIQTMFGGDLSASSDGSLFESMDEMGGPILMVTEHLGKKKLHSDVRHGEDAPQNHRLGERLGKIVTTEALPTPSHKDLKPVKERLGPGAAQPGEAVVEPQKAPGKIHIKTLEEIRLEKAARLKDCRSADAPETSSSKAAEREKHVPIDKVQSSGQVRTFSEVRFAKRKRKQEPDTGTQKVPGQSQPEESAAAGLGPAAPNPAGIRVKTLEEIRREKATRILSKHDCKAENNNLDAENAVKKTHLLRLSRRSLPPEKSLDVTEKPLRPQAAAETLVANGDGVKVKTFEEIMQEKRLRKQELEEQAKGFAETDPLRKQTAERTLKRKVPSASPAKVPVRKLISLKSKAPASPLNRGDSQSPDSSKENPDAQSQRSVEVKQAKAAKEPEQEHPADTKVRPKLNVKPSVMKPSVQLKPAQKRRGAERSAVAAVKPLNSTSVPEQPGQEMAADTQLSSAVPCGPAVNSHSGSSPLKEELQTVPVFGQGQETPPCVPIATEACPVPQSPVQQTPPPSKTRRMSLTAPRAVSTSAMDDFEELISEFADDHLVQGEVDTDMAEDELLQELSQMIDS; translated from the exons ATGACCAACCGTGGGGATGACTGCTACTTTTTCTATTATTCCACCTGCACTAAA GGAGACAGTTGCCCCTTCAGGCACTGCGAAGCCGCCATTGGCAGCGAGACCGTTTGCACCCTCTGGCAGGAGGGGCGCTGCTTCCGCAACACTTGCAAGTTTCGCCATATGGAAATCACG CATAACAGGAAGGAAATTCCGTGTTACTGGGAGAACCAAGCCACTGGCTGTCAGAAGCCTCATTGTGCCTTCTTCCACGAAAAGCCACGTTACATCGATGGAGTGTTTGTTTCTCCAGATAAAA ATGTGGGTAAGAATGTGGAGCAGCCTCAAGAAGAACCAGCGTCtattcagccccccccacccaactcGCAGCGAAGAGAGACCGTCAAGATGGACACTCAGGTGCCAAGTCCCACCCACCCTCCTGTGGTCATAAatccagcagaggatgaggatgaggatgaagacg AGGATGCTGAGATCAGTATATCTCCGAGAAAACCCCCCCCATCGG ACTCTTTGCACTTTGGAGTGAGCACCATGGAGGAAATCCGGCTGAAGAAGGCGCTGAAGGCCAGTATGAGGAGAGCTGGTTACCCCATGCTGGATGAAAACACATCAACCagcaaagagaaggaaaacatcCAGACCATGTTTGGAGGGGACCTGTCTGCCAGTAGTGATG gATCCTTGTTTGAGAGCATGGATGAAATGGGAGGACCAATTCTCATGGTGACTGAGCATCTTGGGAAGAAGAAGCTTCATTCTG ATGTGAGGCATGGGGAAGATGCCCCCCAGAATCACAGACTGGGGGAACGTCTTGGTAAAATTGTGACTACAGAAGCACTACCAACACCTTCCCACAAAG ATTTAAAGCCTGTTAAAGAAAGACTTGGACCTGGTGCTGCTCAACCAG GTGAGGCTGTGGTGGAGCCACAGAAAGCTCCAGGTAAGATCCACATCAAAACTCTAGAGGAGATCCGGCTGGAGAAGGCAGCAAGGTTGAAAGACTGCCGGTCTGCTGATGCCCCAGAAACTAGCAGCAGCAAAGCTGCTGAGCGTGAGAAGCATGTTCCCATCGACAAAGTTCAGTCCTCTGGGCAAGTCCGAACATTTTCTGAGGTCCGTTTTGCTaagagaaaaaggaagcagGAGCCTGACACAGGCACGCAGAAAGTTCCAGGGCAAAGCCAGCCCGAGGAGTCTGCAGCAGCGGGGCTCGGTCCTGCAGCACCAAACCCCGCTGGCATTCGAGTCAAAACCCTGGAGGAGATCCGCAGAGAGAAGGCCACAAGAATTCTGTCCAAGCATGATTGTAAAGCTGAAAACAACAATTTGGATGCCGAGAATGCAGTGAAGAAGACTCATCTACTGAGACTGAGCCGCAGGTCTCTCCCCC CAGAGAAAAGTCTTGACGTGACAGAGAAGCCACTCAGACcacaggctgctgcagag ACACTTGTTGCCAATGGTGACGGCGTCAAGGTCAAGACGTTTGAGGAGATCATGCAGGAGAAACGCCTCCGCAAGCAAGAGTTGGAGGAGCAGGCTAAAGGTTTTGCTGAGACAGACCCTCTCCGGAAACAGACTGCAGAAAGAACCTTGAAGAGGAAGGTTCCTTCAGCCTCCCCCGCAAAGGTTCCTGTCAGGAAGCTCATCTCCCTCAAGTCTAAAGCCCCTGCTTCACCCTTAAACAGGGGTGATTCTCAGAGCCCTGACAGCTCCAAGGAGAACCCAGATGCTCAGTCACAGAGGAGTGTTGAAGTGAAACAAGCTAAAGCAGCTAAGGAGCCTGAGCAGGAACACCCTGCAGACACCAAAG TGAGGCCGAAGCTGAACGTGAAGCCGTCGGTCATGAAGCCCTCTGTGCAGCTGAAGCCGGctcagaagaggagaggagcagaacgcTCTGCAGTGGCAGCGGTGAAGCCTCTCAACAGTACTTCTGTACCAGAGCAGCCAGGCCAAGAGATG GCTGCTGACACTCAACTCAGCTCTGCGGTTCCCTGTGGCCCTGCGGTTAACTCACACTCTGGTTCCAGTCCACTAAAAGAGGAACTTCAGACCGTCCCTGTCTTTGGACAGGGTCAGGAAACCCCCCCCTGTGTCCCTATAGCTACAGAGGCATGTCCAGTCCCTCAAAG TCCAGTTCAACAGACCCCTCCCCCTTCCAAAACACGAAGGATGAGCCTCACTGCCCCGCGCGCCGTCTCCACCTCTGCCATGGATGACTTTGAGGAGCTGATCAGCGAGTTTGCAGATGACCACCTGGTGCAGGGAGAGGTTGACACAGACATGGCTGaagatgagctgctgcaggaactgtcccagatgattgacagctga
- the zc3h11a gene encoding zinc finger CCCH domain-containing protein 11A isoform X1: MTNRGDDCYFFYYSTCTKGDSCPFRHCEAAIGSETVCTLWQEGRCFRNTCKFRHMEITHNRKEIPCYWENQATGCQKPHCAFFHEKPRYIDGVFVSPDKNVGKNVEQPQEEPASIQPPPPNSQRRETVKMDTQVPSPTHPPVVINPAEDEDEDEDEDAEISISPRKPPPSVDSLHFGVSTMEEIRLKKALKASMRRAGYPMLDENTSTSKEKENIQTMFGGDLSASSDGSLFESMDEMGGPILMVTEHLGKKKLHSDVRHGEDAPQNHRLGERLGKIVTTEALPTPSHKDLKPVKERLGPGAAQPGEAVVEPQKAPGKIHIKTLEEIRLEKAARLKDCRSADAPETSSSKAAEREKHVPIDKVQSSGQVRTFSEVRFAKRKRKQEPDTGTQKVPGQSQPEESAAAGLGPAAPNPAGIRVKTLEEIRREKATRILSKHDCKAENNNLDAENAVKKTHLLRLSRRSLPPEKSLDVTEKPLRPQAAAETLVANGDGVKVKTFEEIMQEKRLRKQELEEQAKGFAETDPLRKQTAERTLKRKVPSASPAKVPVRKLISLKSKAPASPLNRGDSQSPDSSKENPDAQSQRSVEVKQAKAAKEPEQEHPADTKVRPKLNVKPSVMKPSVQLKPAQKRRGAERSAVAAVKPLNSTSVPEQPGQEMAADTQLSSAVPCGPAVNSHSGSSPLKEELQTVPVFGQGQETPPCVPIATEACPVPQSPVQQTPPPSKTRRMSLTAPRAVSTSAMDDFEELISEFADDHLVQGEVDTDMAEDELLQELSQMIDS, encoded by the exons ATGACCAACCGTGGGGATGACTGCTACTTTTTCTATTATTCCACCTGCACTAAA GGAGACAGTTGCCCCTTCAGGCACTGCGAAGCCGCCATTGGCAGCGAGACCGTTTGCACCCTCTGGCAGGAGGGGCGCTGCTTCCGCAACACTTGCAAGTTTCGCCATATGGAAATCACG CATAACAGGAAGGAAATTCCGTGTTACTGGGAGAACCAAGCCACTGGCTGTCAGAAGCCTCATTGTGCCTTCTTCCACGAAAAGCCACGTTACATCGATGGAGTGTTTGTTTCTCCAGATAAAA ATGTGGGTAAGAATGTGGAGCAGCCTCAAGAAGAACCAGCGTCtattcagccccccccacccaactcGCAGCGAAGAGAGACCGTCAAGATGGACACTCAGGTGCCAAGTCCCACCCACCCTCCTGTGGTCATAAatccagcagaggatgaggatgaggatgaagacg AGGATGCTGAGATCAGTATATCTCCGAGAAAACCCCCCCCATCGG TAGACTCTTTGCACTTTGGAGTGAGCACCATGGAGGAAATCCGGCTGAAGAAGGCGCTGAAGGCCAGTATGAGGAGAGCTGGTTACCCCATGCTGGATGAAAACACATCAACCagcaaagagaaggaaaacatcCAGACCATGTTTGGAGGGGACCTGTCTGCCAGTAGTGATG gATCCTTGTTTGAGAGCATGGATGAAATGGGAGGACCAATTCTCATGGTGACTGAGCATCTTGGGAAGAAGAAGCTTCATTCTG ATGTGAGGCATGGGGAAGATGCCCCCCAGAATCACAGACTGGGGGAACGTCTTGGTAAAATTGTGACTACAGAAGCACTACCAACACCTTCCCACAAAG ATTTAAAGCCTGTTAAAGAAAGACTTGGACCTGGTGCTGCTCAACCAG GTGAGGCTGTGGTGGAGCCACAGAAAGCTCCAGGTAAGATCCACATCAAAACTCTAGAGGAGATCCGGCTGGAGAAGGCAGCAAGGTTGAAAGACTGCCGGTCTGCTGATGCCCCAGAAACTAGCAGCAGCAAAGCTGCTGAGCGTGAGAAGCATGTTCCCATCGACAAAGTTCAGTCCTCTGGGCAAGTCCGAACATTTTCTGAGGTCCGTTTTGCTaagagaaaaaggaagcagGAGCCTGACACAGGCACGCAGAAAGTTCCAGGGCAAAGCCAGCCCGAGGAGTCTGCAGCAGCGGGGCTCGGTCCTGCAGCACCAAACCCCGCTGGCATTCGAGTCAAAACCCTGGAGGAGATCCGCAGAGAGAAGGCCACAAGAATTCTGTCCAAGCATGATTGTAAAGCTGAAAACAACAATTTGGATGCCGAGAATGCAGTGAAGAAGACTCATCTACTGAGACTGAGCCGCAGGTCTCTCCCCC CAGAGAAAAGTCTTGACGTGACAGAGAAGCCACTCAGACcacaggctgctgcagag ACACTTGTTGCCAATGGTGACGGCGTCAAGGTCAAGACGTTTGAGGAGATCATGCAGGAGAAACGCCTCCGCAAGCAAGAGTTGGAGGAGCAGGCTAAAGGTTTTGCTGAGACAGACCCTCTCCGGAAACAGACTGCAGAAAGAACCTTGAAGAGGAAGGTTCCTTCAGCCTCCCCCGCAAAGGTTCCTGTCAGGAAGCTCATCTCCCTCAAGTCTAAAGCCCCTGCTTCACCCTTAAACAGGGGTGATTCTCAGAGCCCTGACAGCTCCAAGGAGAACCCAGATGCTCAGTCACAGAGGAGTGTTGAAGTGAAACAAGCTAAAGCAGCTAAGGAGCCTGAGCAGGAACACCCTGCAGACACCAAAG TGAGGCCGAAGCTGAACGTGAAGCCGTCGGTCATGAAGCCCTCTGTGCAGCTGAAGCCGGctcagaagaggagaggagcagaacgcTCTGCAGTGGCAGCGGTGAAGCCTCTCAACAGTACTTCTGTACCAGAGCAGCCAGGCCAAGAGATG GCTGCTGACACTCAACTCAGCTCTGCGGTTCCCTGTGGCCCTGCGGTTAACTCACACTCTGGTTCCAGTCCACTAAAAGAGGAACTTCAGACCGTCCCTGTCTTTGGACAGGGTCAGGAAACCCCCCCCTGTGTCCCTATAGCTACAGAGGCATGTCCAGTCCCTCAAAG TCCAGTTCAACAGACCCCTCCCCCTTCCAAAACACGAAGGATGAGCCTCACTGCCCCGCGCGCCGTCTCCACCTCTGCCATGGATGACTTTGAGGAGCTGATCAGCGAGTTTGCAGATGACCACCTGGTGCAGGGAGAGGTTGACACAGACATGGCTGaagatgagctgctgcaggaactgtcccagatgattgacagctga